TCATGATGGGTATGCGGACTTCTCGGGGTGTTTCGGGGAAGACGTTGCGTAGGATTTGGTAGCCATCCCAGGCATCTGCCGTGCTAGTTTCGCCGTCGTGGATGAAGACGCAAAGCGCGTCCTGAATGGTCGTCCGCTGTTCGGGAGAGTACTGGTGTGCGTGCACTTGTAAGAGATCCATGGCGTCATGGATTTCCCCTCTTCGGAGATGAAGAAGGGTGAGCGCCGCTACTGTTTCTGGGGCGAAGTTGGCTTTGCGTTCGTGGAGATCGTCGACCATGGCCATCAGCTCGTCGAAGTGGTGTTGTTTTGATACGCAGAGGACGCGGATTAGCTCGTTGATGACTGCGACACTGCGCTCATCTCCAGAAAAGAAGCCTTGTAGATTAAAGTAGGCAGCCCTAGCACCATCGAGGTCTCCAACGGAGATGCGATATTGCATCTGCATCATGTAGGTAGTCTCGTCGGGGTGGATCCCACGCTTCTCTCCTAGGACAATGTAGCGCTCCGCCATGTACGGATCTTGTTTTGACATGCAATGCTCTACCAAGGCGTTGATAGTCGCAGTGTCTGGCCGTATCACGGGGATTTTCGGGTCCTTGCGCCGTGCTTCGTCATTCCGGCGTGCTAGAACATCCATCATGCGTGCGATTTCGTCTGGGCCCTTGCCAATGGCGACGGACCAGAGAAAGATGGCGTCCCATGATCCTTTGGATGGCATGTCATCTTTGAGCATGGTCGCGATTACCTGCTGACCAAAAGCCAGATCGCCCTCTGCAGCACAAGCCTTGAGCAGTGCAGAGCTCGTGCTCCCCGACGGCTGCGTAGGCTCTTGGTTGAGTTTGGTGTAGACAGGCTGGGCATACCAGAACTTGGCCTTGTCCAGGTCTTTGCGCTCAGCGTAGAATGACACGAGTTTGTTTTGTGTAGGTTTGTTCAAGGGAATCGAGGCTTCCATGTAAGCATCAACCGTCTTGGATACCTCGTTCGCATCGCCCTCGCGGATGACTCCTCCAATTATGGTTTGCCAGGCAGCTAGTATGGTTTGGCGTGTCCGGGAACTTGCAGTTGCGTCGTACTTGAATGCATGCACCGCCATGTCTCTCGCTTCGGTAGCCGCGCCGAACAAGGACAGCACTTGGATCTGCTTCCACTTGGTGTACATGTCGAACGGGATGCCCATGTATTCcacctccttcttcttcttcttcttttccaCCTCCCCCTTGACAGGCTGCTGCTCCACCGATTTGGACATTTCATCAACGACAAGCCGGCCGAACACGATGTGCGCGCTCCCCAGAACGTCCGGCCGCTTCGAGGTATCCAGCAGTTTCTCTATGATGTTCTCGAGATCCTGCCCATTCAACCATGGCTGTCCGTCTTCTCTTGGGTTCCCCAGCAGATACTGCAACGCTTGATACGCGCTCGCTACATGCCAGTCCTCGAAGGTGCCTTTTCTCTGCGCAAAGAAGTCTTTGATGGCATCCGCGACCTCGCTCGGTTTCGGCGGCCGGACTGCATTCGCCTGCGCATACGACACCTCGGCCATCTTGCTCAGGCCAGGCGGCGCCTCTGCAGGCTTCAGCTTCCGACGCTGTTTGAACAACTCTCCAAAAAAGGTCCGCCGCTGCGTGTGCGGGAGCGATCGGGCGCCGTGCTGCGTGATTACGCGGGGTCGAAGGGCTCGGTAGCGACATCCTCGGTACAGCAGAGGCTCGTTGGCGATGATGTTGCGGAAGACGACGCGGGTCAAATGTGACGGCATGGCGGCGAGGGTGGCCAAGAGTGCTGGACAAAAAGTGCAGTGACGTAGCTTTGGGTGCAATTGGCGCGCAGAGGGTGATTGTCTTTATACGGACAGGGTATCCATGGGGCGGAGACAGGCGCACAAACAATATGTACACGAAGACGACGAGACGGAAGCAGAGGGCGGGGGTGGAAGGTGCAGGTGAGGGGAGCATGCGCACTGCGGGAAGCTCTTCTCTGCTGTGAAATCATATGGCGCTAACAAAGAGACGACCAAACCTCCGACCACCGAGGCCGCTCCGCATCGCATCCCGAAAAGTCACGACAACGACAGCGGCAACACATCACCTGCCACCATGTCGACGATGCGCCTGCCACTCCGGCCTCTGCCCTCTGCAGGCCGGACCTGCATGCGCTACTTTTCCTCGGGCCCCAAGAAGCAAGGTGCGCCGACAGCCATGCCAAttccacacacacacacacacacacacacacacacacatgAATCTAACACCACCCACAGAAGACGTCCTCGACATCCTGCGAACCTCGACCGCCGCCCGCCACCCCTCCAACACGGGCGCCGCGTTCCCCTCAGCCACGCCCTCGTCCCAATCCCCTTCCACCCCCCCATTCCCGTCCCTCTTGTCGCAGTTCGCCCGCGGCGCCGGCCTCGACAGCACAACGCCCACGCGCGAGATGCTCGAGTCCGAACGCATAGCCCAGTACCAGCGCCAGATCTACCGCAAGTGGCAGCCGGGCGACGTGTACGCGCCGCACGATCTCAGCGGGGCCGAGCAGAAGAAGTGGAAGTACGGG
This sequence is a window from Alternaria dauci strain A2016 chromosome 7, whole genome shotgun sequence. Protein-coding genes within it:
- a CDS encoding mitochondrial 37S ribosomal protein bS18m; amino-acid sequence: MSTMRLPLRPLPSAGRTCMRYFSSGPKKQEDVLDILRTSTAARHPSNTGAAFPSATPSSQSPSTPPFPSLLSQFARGAGLDSTTPTREMLESERIAQYQRQIYRKWQPGDVYAPHDLSGAEQKKWKYGRKKPQQDAFDVLGINPVLEYKNFTMMSEYMTEMGRIKHSNDTGLRPKNQRKIAKAIRRAVGLGLMPSVHRHPLVLKKSSPTRFL